A window from Rhinolophus sinicus isolate RSC01 linkage group LG01, ASM3656204v1, whole genome shotgun sequence encodes these proteins:
- the TNP1 gene encoding spermatid nuclear transition protein 1 — translation MSTSRKLKSHGIRRGKNRSPHKGVKRSGSKRKYRKGSLKSRKRGDDANRNYRSHV, via the exons ATGTCGACCAGCCGCAAATTAAAGAGTCATGGCATAAGGAGGGGAAAGAACCGATCTCCTCACAAGGGAGTCAAGAGAAGTGGCAGTAAAAGAAAATACCGGAAGGGCAGCCTGAAGAGCAGAAAACGGGGCGATGATG CCAATCGCAATTACCGCTCCCACGTGTGA